The following coding sequences lie in one Cannabis sativa cultivar Pink pepper isolate KNU-18-1 chromosome 5, ASM2916894v1, whole genome shotgun sequence genomic window:
- the LOC133038273 gene encoding uncharacterized protein LOC133038273 yields MYHDLKALCWWPGMKKDVVEFVAKCLTCQQVKAEHQRPAGLLQPLKLPEWKWEEISMDFVSGLPKTTKQHDAIWVVVDRHTKSAHFLPVHMTYTMDQFAELYVNEIVRLHGALKAYRERWELKIEVQYCISSRDRWSPLHWDELGENKLLGPDAVQHTNEAIQKIRARMITAQSRQKSYADLKRRDIEFEEDLSYNERPVKILDQKDRILRNKTITLVKVLWRNSVVEEATWELESDMREQYPE; encoded by the exons ATGTACCATGACCTGAAAGCATTGTGTTGGTGGCCTGGTATGAAAAAGGATGTAGTTGAATTTGTGGCCAAATGTTtaacatgtcaacaagttaaagcaGAGCATCAAAGACCAGCAGGATTACTACAGCCACTGAAActccctgaatggaagtgggaagagatttccatggattttgtgagTGGGTTACCTAAGACTACAAAGCAGCATGACGCCATTTGGGTAGTTGTGGATAGGCATACAAAATCTGCCCATTTTCTACCAGTACACATGACTTACACCATGGACCAATTTGCTGAACTTTATGTGAATGAgattgtgagattacatgggGCACT GAAAGCTTACAGAGAGCGATGGGAACTCAAAATTGAAGTTCAGTACTGCATATCATCCAGAGACAGATG GTCTCCACTACATTGGGATGAGTTGGGAGAGAACAAACTCCTAGGGCCAGATGCAGTTCAGCACACCAACGAAGCTATTCAGAAGATCAGGGCTAGAATGATCACAGCTCAGAGCAGACAGAAATCTTATGCAGACCTGAAGCGGAGAGACATTGAGTTCGAA GAAGACTTGTCATATAATGAACGCCCGGTAAAGATTCTTGATCAAAAAGATAGAATTTTGAGAAATAAGACAATTACCTTGGTGAAAGTCCTATGGAGAAACAGTGTGGTTGAGGAAGCTACTTGGGAGCTAGAGTCTGATATGCGAGAACAATACCCAGAATAA